In Arthrobacter sp. PAMC25284, a single genomic region encodes these proteins:
- a CDS encoding helix-turn-helix domain-containing protein: MTLIAPRVTAGLPADDAQKLRYALGGSSDITVFVDGTVHRLPPQARDAVVDLLGRFSRGEAVTVSSVEEMLTTSKAAELAGISHTYLRNLTDRGEIPVEYRGTHRRIRLADITAWLATQRKNNTAGSAAAHLDDDAPGPS, from the coding sequence ATGACCCTCATAGCACCCCGGGTGACGGCCGGCCTCCCCGCCGACGACGCGCAAAAGCTCCGCTATGCCCTCGGCGGCAGCAGTGACATCACCGTCTTCGTCGACGGCACGGTGCATCGGCTCCCGCCGCAGGCGAGGGACGCCGTCGTCGATCTGCTGGGCCGTTTCAGCCGGGGCGAAGCGGTCACGGTCAGCAGCGTCGAGGAAATGCTGACCACTTCCAAGGCAGCCGAGCTGGCCGGTATCTCGCACACGTACCTGCGGAACCTGACCGACCGGGGCGAGATCCCGGTGGAATACCGCGGAACGCACCGGCGGATCCGGCTCGCCGATATCACGGCGTGGCTGGCGACGCAGAGGAAGAACAATACTGCGGGCAGCGCCGCGGCACATCTGGATGACGATGCTCCGGGTCCTTCGTGA
- the ptsP gene encoding phosphoenolpyruvate--protein phosphotransferase — protein MQNFPGVGVSPGRIIGTIRQMPKPISEPPAGEVLPDGVTAEEATAAMKVAAKAVHDELKARSETVSGDGKAVLEATALMATDTMLLKAAAKLIGRGTSSQRAIWEAGGSVAEMLHNLGGYMAERATDVLDVRARIVAALRGVAAPGIPASDTPFILVAEDLAPADTATLDPEKILALVTAGGGPQSHTAIIARSLGLPAVVAAAGVDELADGTEVYVDGAAGSIIAGPGESEHAAAAQWAATASLLSEFDGNGATADGHLVPLLSNVGGAKDAVAAAALNAQGVGLFRTEFCFLERETEPTVEEQAAAYKGVFDAFPGKKVVLRTLDAGADKPLPFLTDATEPNPALGVRGYRTDTTTPGVLARQLQAIAQAEQASEADVWVMAPMISTAEEAARFAGMCAEAGIKTPGVMVEVPSAALTAESILREVGFASLGTNDLTQYAMAADRQLGPLAALNSPWQPAVLRLVGLTVEGSAAEGHNKPVGVCGEAAADPALAVVLTGLGVTTLSMTARSIAAVAAVLKTVTLEEAQELAKLALSAPSAAEARALVRAKLPVLEELGL, from the coding sequence GTGCAGAATTTCCCAGGAGTAGGCGTCAGCCCCGGCCGGATCATCGGCACCATTCGCCAGATGCCCAAACCAATCAGCGAGCCTCCCGCCGGCGAGGTCCTGCCTGACGGCGTTACGGCCGAGGAGGCCACCGCGGCGATGAAAGTGGCCGCCAAAGCCGTCCACGACGAGCTCAAGGCCCGGTCCGAGACGGTCAGCGGCGACGGAAAAGCCGTGCTGGAGGCGACGGCCCTCATGGCCACCGACACCATGCTGCTGAAGGCGGCCGCCAAGCTGATCGGCCGCGGCACGTCCAGCCAGCGTGCCATCTGGGAAGCCGGCGGATCCGTCGCCGAAATGCTGCACAATCTGGGCGGGTACATGGCCGAGCGCGCCACGGACGTCCTGGATGTGCGGGCCCGGATTGTGGCGGCACTGCGCGGCGTTGCAGCCCCCGGCATCCCCGCCTCTGACACCCCGTTCATCCTCGTCGCCGAGGACCTGGCCCCGGCGGACACCGCGACCCTGGACCCGGAAAAAATCCTCGCCCTTGTCACGGCCGGCGGCGGCCCGCAGTCACACACCGCCATCATCGCCCGCTCGCTGGGCCTGCCGGCCGTGGTGGCCGCGGCCGGCGTCGACGAACTCGCCGATGGCACCGAAGTTTACGTCGACGGTGCCGCCGGCAGCATCATCGCTGGGCCCGGGGAGTCCGAACACGCCGCCGCTGCCCAGTGGGCCGCGACCGCGTCGCTGCTGTCCGAATTCGATGGCAACGGCGCGACGGCGGACGGCCACCTCGTTCCGCTCCTCTCCAACGTGGGCGGCGCCAAGGATGCCGTTGCCGCCGCGGCGCTCAATGCCCAGGGCGTCGGGTTGTTCCGGACCGAGTTCTGCTTCCTGGAGCGGGAGACCGAGCCCACGGTGGAGGAACAGGCCGCCGCGTACAAGGGAGTTTTCGACGCTTTTCCGGGGAAGAAAGTGGTACTGCGCACCCTCGACGCCGGAGCTGACAAACCACTGCCCTTCCTGACCGACGCCACCGAGCCCAACCCGGCCCTGGGTGTGCGCGGTTACCGTACGGACACCACGACGCCCGGCGTGCTTGCGCGCCAACTGCAGGCCATTGCCCAGGCCGAACAGGCATCGGAGGCGGACGTCTGGGTTATGGCACCGATGATTTCCACCGCGGAGGAGGCTGCCCGCTTCGCCGGGATGTGCGCGGAGGCCGGGATCAAGACTCCTGGCGTGATGGTCGAGGTCCCCTCGGCCGCCCTGACCGCTGAGTCCATCCTGCGGGAAGTCGGTTTTGCCAGCCTCGGCACCAACGACCTCACCCAGTACGCCATGGCCGCAGACCGCCAGCTCGGCCCCCTCGCGGCACTGAACTCCCCCTGGCAGCCGGCCGTGCTCCGTCTTGTCGGCCTCACCGTTGAAGGCTCGGCAGCTGAAGGTCACAACAAGCCGGTGGGCGTCTGCGGCGAGGCGGCCGCAGATCCGGCCCTCGCCGTCGTCCTCACCGGCCTGGGTGTCACCACCCTGTCCATGACGGCCCGTTCAATCGCGGCCGTGGCCGCCGTGCTGAAGACCGTGACCCTTGAGGAAGCGCAGGAGCTGGCCAAGCTGGCGCTCTCCGCCCCCAGCGCCGCCGAAGCCCGCGCACTCGTGCGGGCAAAGCTTCCGGTCCTCGAGGAACTCGGCCTGTGA